TTCCTAAGATCATCGACGGGGGTCATCGATGAGGCAGCTCGGGCCCTTGCACGGAATACCGCCTCCTCCGTGTTCGCATTCACTGTTTCCTGCGCCCTGTTCATTGCCGCCATTCTGGCGCCGGTCATCGGGGCCTACGCAGACATCACGGACCAGCGGAAGCGCATTCTTATCCGCATCACGATCGCCGGAGCCGTCCTTGCCTCTTCGATGTTTTTCCTTACCGCGGGCATGTGGATCGAAGCGCTGCTGCTCTATTTTCTTACGCAGGTCCTCGTCAATGTCGCCCTGGGGCTGAACAGCAGCCTTCTGCCGCACATTGCTCATCCCGAGGACATGAACCGCGTATCCAGCCTGGGTTATGCAATGGGCTATGTCGGGGGAGGACTCCTGCTGGCTCTCAATACCGCCGTGTTTCTTCTTTCCGGCACCTTCGGTATGAGCGCAGATCTCGCGGTACGGACCGCCTTTCTCTCTGTTGGGATCTGGTGGATCACTTTCATGCTGCCGCTCGCCATCAATGTCCCTGAGCCCAGGATACAGTCTCTGAACGGGACCAGGAGCGTAACACCGCTTCGGGGGGCCCTGGTCCAGATCAGAAATACCTTTCGCGATATCAGGAGGTACCGCGAGCTTTTCAAAATGCTCATTGCCTTCTGGTTCTATATGGAAGGTGTGGGGGCCATCATTCTGCTCGCGACGGCATATGGAGCGGCACTCGGCCTTGACATGCCGGTTCTGATCGGGACCCTGCTCATGACCCAGATGGTGGCATTCCCCTACGCGATGATGTACGGACGCATCCCGGACGCGTCGTGTAGACTGCGCAGCGCATACCTGTCCATGGTCCTCTGGACCGCGGCAACGCTCCCGTGGGTCGGTCTGTATGCACGGACAAAGGCCGCCCTGAGCGTCCGAAATGCCCTCGGCATGCTCGCAGCGGACCAGATCGCAGGAATCATCTTTACCCTGTGCCTGGGCCGCTTCCTTTTTGCTGGCATGACAAAGAGAATTGATACAAAACACGCGGTGCTTCTGGGGCTACTGATCTATATCATTGTTCCCTGCTGGGGCTACTACCTGACAACGAAAGCCGAGTTTTTCATGATCGGATGGCTCGTCGGAACGGTGCAGGGCGGCACGCAGGCCTTGAGCCGGACCATCTATGCCCGGCTTTCGCCTCCGTCCAAATCAGGGGAGTTCTTTGGTTTCTATGGATTCAGCGAGAAGTTCGCCGGCATTCTGGGTCCCCTGCTCTATGGTGCCGTGGGTCTCATCACCCGCAGTCCTCGCTCAAGCATTTTGTCAATCGCTGTTTTCTTCATTATCGGCATTATCCTTCTCTGGCGGGTCGATATGGTAAAGGGGGAGAAGGTCGCTGTCGAAGAAGAGCGGGCAGTTCAGGAAGCCATCGGACGACGCGCCTCCCCTGGAGACCGCTCCAGGCAGGGCTAAACCCGCTTTTTGCGAGCATGGGGGAATCTAAAATCGCATAAAAAAGCCATTGCACAAGGTTTTGTCCCTTGCAGCCGTACTCGCACTACTGACCAGCCGGTAATTCTTCTTGACAAAATGGGGGCTTCTCTATATAATTCGTGACTTACAGCCCCGAGAACCGTAGAAATGGCGATCAAAATCAATGACATACCTCCGGAGGGGCTGACACTGGAGCTTTCTCAACAGCTCGATCTCTTCGATGAAGGTACAGCGTCCACTGCCGTCACGGCTGCATTGAAAATAATTCCGGTGGGAGACGGCATCATTCGGTTGACTGGCAGGGTGCAGGCCCGACCCGAGCTTGAGTGCAGCCGCTGTCTGAAGAGATTTCCCTATAGCATAGATGCGGAATTGAACATCGAAGCTTCCCCCGTCGCCGCCATGGGCGCGGAACCCGAGCACGAGCTGACCGGGGGGGAGCTCGAGACCGATTTCTATCAGGGCGATGAGATCGACCCCTTTGAGTTCGTCAAGGAACAGCTGCTCATCTCCGTTCCGATGGTTCCGCTGCACGATCCGGGCTGCAAAGGCCTCTGCCCGACCTGCGGAACGGACCTGAATGCCGCGACCTGCGGCTGCAGCGACCGCGGGCAGGAAGGCTTCGGGCCCTTTGCGGAATTGAAAGACTTATTTAAAAAATAGAAGGAGCATGACACGAAATGGCAAACCCAAAACACAGACACTCCAAATCCCGCAGGGACAAGAGACGAACGCACAAACATCTCAAGGCGCCGAATCTCGCGGTCTGCCCGCAGTGCCAGGAGGTCAAGAAGCCGCATCACGCCTGCATGTCCTGCGGCACCTATAATGGCCGCGAGGTCATCACGGTCCAGCAGATATAGCACGCCAGCGCTTCCACGAAGGCAAAGGGACGATACCGCATGTTTCCGGTGTCGCTCTTTGCCTTTTATATTGTCATGGAGTTTCGGATGAAGATCGCCGTTGATGCGATGGGGGGAGATAATGCACCGCACGCCGTTGTCGAGGGGGCGGTGCAGGCCGCACGGGAATTCGGCGTCGGCATCATTCTCGTCGGCATCGCAGAGTCCATCGAGGCCGAACTTGGGAAACACTCCGGCATTGCGTCGCTCCCCCTGGAAATACAGAATGCCACCGAGGTCGTCGACATGCTCGATTCCCCTGCGACGGTCTTCCGGAGGAAAAAGAACTCCTCGATCCGGGTGGCGAACGAACTCGTAAAGAGCGGTGAAGCGGTGGCCGTGATCAGCGCGGGGCATACCGGCGCTGCCATGACCACCTCGCTGTTCGTACTGGGCAAGCTCGGCGGTGTCGAGCGTCCCGCCATCGCAACCTTCATGCCGAATGTCACGGGGACCGCGATCGTGCTCGACGTCGGTGCGAACGTTGACTGTAAACCGCTGCACCTCGTGCAGTTCGG
The nucleotide sequence above comes from Nitrospirota bacterium. Encoded proteins:
- the rpmF gene encoding 50S ribosomal protein L32; the protein is MANPKHRHSKSRRDKRRTHKHLKAPNLAVCPQCQEVKKPHHACMSCGTYNGREVITVQQI
- a CDS encoding MFS transporter, translated to MNSRISDARNELNYGRRVLSWSFYDWADHAYITTTATTFFPPYYLTIAAPAFLRSSTGVIDEAARALARNTASSVFAFTVSCALFIAAILAPVIGAYADITDQRKRILIRITIAGAVLASSMFFLTAGMWIEALLLYFLTQVLVNVALGLNSSLLPHIAHPEDMNRVSSLGYAMGYVGGGLLLALNTAVFLLSGTFGMSADLAVRTAFLSVGIWWITFMLPLAINVPEPRIQSLNGTRSVTPLRGALVQIRNTFRDIRRYRELFKMLIAFWFYMEGVGAIILLATAYGAALGLDMPVLIGTLLMTQMVAFPYAMMYGRIPDASCRLRSAYLSMVLWTAATLPWVGLYARTKAALSVRNALGMLAADQIAGIIFTLCLGRFLFAGMTKRIDTKHAVLLGLLIYIIVPCWGYYLTTKAEFFMIGWLVGTVQGGTQALSRTIYARLSPPSKSGEFFGFYGFSEKFAGILGPLLYGAVGLITRSPRSSILSIAVFFIIGIILLWRVDMVKGEKVAVEEERAVQEAIGRRASPGDRSRQG
- a CDS encoding DUF177 domain-containing protein, yielding MAIKINDIPPEGLTLELSQQLDLFDEGTASTAVTAALKIIPVGDGIIRLTGRVQARPELECSRCLKRFPYSIDAELNIEASPVAAMGAEPEHELTGGELETDFYQGDEIDPFEFVKEQLLISVPMVPLHDPGCKGLCPTCGTDLNAATCGCSDRGQEGFGPFAELKDLFKK